The following are from one region of the Armatimonadota bacterium genome:
- a CDS encoding RNA 3'-terminal phosphate cyclase, whose product MVHIDGSYGEGGGQVLRTSLSLAALLGCELQITDIRAGRPKPGLAAQHVTCVRAAAAICGAEVRGDAVNSGQVVFRPGTIQAGDYLFDVSDVRASAGSVSLVLQTVLPPLLFADGPSQVTLRGGTNVPWSPTFEYLSHVFLPAIRRLGAECTLKRARGGWYPAGGGEIVAGISPLQGHLQPVQLTDRGDLRALDAVTTVSDGLPEHIAKRQLASALQELPTQLSRRARRTTHRPEGGPGTAVLLAGTWESGHAGAGALGERGKPAERVGAEAGEEFRAFIESGAAVDRHLADQLLLYAALAEGTSRYTAQARTLHLDTNAWVIHQFLGDRVSIEGDGPATVSVEGIGLGA is encoded by the coding sequence ATGGTCCATATCGACGGTTCATACGGCGAAGGCGGCGGACAGGTGCTGCGCACATCCCTGTCCCTGGCCGCGCTGCTTGGTTGCGAACTCCAGATCACCGACATTCGCGCGGGGCGCCCGAAGCCGGGGCTCGCCGCACAGCATGTCACCTGCGTGCGGGCCGCAGCCGCCATCTGTGGCGCTGAAGTGCGCGGGGACGCGGTGAACAGCGGGCAGGTTGTATTCCGTCCAGGCACGATCCAGGCCGGTGACTATCTCTTCGATGTGAGTGACGTCCGTGCCAGCGCGGGATCAGTGTCCCTCGTCCTGCAGACAGTCCTGCCCCCGCTGCTCTTTGCCGATGGCCCCAGCCAAGTTACCCTGCGCGGCGGCACGAATGTGCCCTGGAGCCCGACCTTTGAGTATCTGTCCCATGTGTTCCTGCCCGCGATCCGGCGGCTCGGGGCGGAATGCACCCTCAAGCGTGCCCGGGGTGGCTGGTACCCCGCCGGAGGGGGTGAAATCGTTGCCGGGATCAGTCCCCTCCAGGGGCACCTGCAACCTGTGCAACTCACAGACCGAGGCGACCTGCGCGCCCTGGATGCTGTCACTACCGTCTCGGACGGCTTGCCTGAGCATATTGCGAAAAGGCAACTCGCGAGCGCGCTACAGGAGCTGCCAACCCAGCTTTCACGACGGGCCCGGCGAACCACTCACCGGCCCGAAGGTGGACCGGGAACGGCGGTGCTCCTCGCCGGAACCTGGGAGTCCGGACACGCGGGGGCCGGAGCGCTGGGTGAGCGCGGCAAGCCCGCCGAAAGAGTCGGTGCCGAGGCCGGCGAGGAGTTCCGGGCGTTCATTGAGTCCGGCGCTGCCGTGGATAGGCACCTCGCTGACCAGCTATTGCTCTATGCAGCCCTGGCTGAGGGCACATCGCGATACACGGCGCAGGCACGCACGTTGCACCTCGACACTAACGCCTGGGTGATCCATCAGTTCCTTGGAGATCGGGTCAGCATTGAGGGGGACGGTCCGGCGACAGTGTCTGTGGAGGGCATCGGGCTCGGCGCCTGA
- a CDS encoding acetamidase/formamidase family protein encodes MPVQVSDDRRIFSFERGMTPAVEVDAGETVVFETRDCYDGRVDLDAGQISDRGILPSWCNPATGPVFVRGAMPGDMLIVRIESIQCAPRGLIFGASRDGACREGRVIHLADGFADLPGNLRIPLDPVIGVIGVAPAGDPVPTVTPGDHGGNLDTTDVKTGNTVYLPVSEPGAMFALGDVHALQGDGEVCGQGIEAAARVTVNLQVMKGAMSEGPLIKTPTHWAVVASGIDLDAAAELALLRARDFLMSRVEVKDHQAPILLSTLCDVRIGQIVNPLKTVRVCIPTRIAGTW; translated from the coding sequence ATGCCTGTGCAGGTTAGTGATGACAGGCGCATCTTCAGCTTCGAGCGGGGGATGACCCCGGCCGTCGAAGTGGACGCGGGCGAAACCGTGGTGTTCGAGACCCGCGACTGCTACGACGGCCGAGTGGACCTGGACGCCGGGCAGATCAGCGACCGGGGGATATTGCCCAGTTGGTGCAATCCCGCCACCGGGCCTGTGTTCGTGCGCGGCGCGATGCCAGGCGATATGCTGATCGTTCGCATTGAGTCGATCCAGTGCGCGCCGCGAGGGCTGATTTTCGGGGCATCCCGGGACGGCGCATGTCGCGAGGGGAGAGTGATCCACCTCGCGGATGGATTTGCTGATCTGCCCGGGAACCTGCGTATCCCGCTGGACCCCGTCATCGGGGTCATCGGCGTAGCCCCGGCGGGGGACCCTGTGCCGACAGTGACTCCGGGCGACCACGGAGGCAATCTGGACACCACCGACGTAAAAACGGGGAACACCGTCTATCTGCCCGTATCTGAGCCCGGCGCGATGTTCGCCCTGGGTGACGTCCATGCACTTCAGGGAGACGGCGAAGTCTGCGGGCAGGGAATCGAGGCGGCGGCGCGGGTGACCGTGAACCTGCAGGTGATGAAAGGTGCGATGAGCGAGGGCCCGCTCATCAAGACGCCGACACATTGGGCAGTTGTCGCGTCAGGCATTGATCTGGACGCTGCGGCCGAGCTCGCGCTCCTGCGGGCGCGTGATTTCCTCATGTCCCGGGTGGAAGTCAAGGACCACCAGGCGCCGATTCTGCTCAGTACGCTCTGCGATGTTCGTATCGGCCAGATCGTGAACCCACTCAAGACCGTGCGAGTGTGCATCCCCACGCGCATCGCCGGCACGTGGTAA
- a CDS encoding tetratricopeptide repeat protein: MALYRQGQLQAAADVFISATRMDPRSFDAWAGLGAVRYGQGKMQEAATAWRKALEINPSSAAIHSNLGAALVDLGKTKDAIAACQKAIKIKPDFAGAYLNLGRAYYKAKQYGRAISALKSAVKIKPDFADAWLYLGTVYAKGTGETKAAVAALRQYLKLDPKVAECTCWAKAYVEKHGR, translated from the coding sequence ATGGCACTCTACCGCCAGGGCCAACTCCAGGCTGCGGCAGATGTCTTCATATCAGCGACGCGCATGGACCCCAGGAGCTTCGACGCCTGGGCCGGTCTGGGCGCAGTGCGATACGGGCAGGGGAAGATGCAGGAAGCTGCCACAGCCTGGCGTAAGGCGCTGGAAATCAACCCAAGTAGCGCGGCAATCCACTCGAACCTGGGTGCGGCACTGGTTGATCTGGGCAAGACAAAAGATGCCATCGCCGCGTGCCAGAAAGCCATCAAGATCAAGCCCGACTTCGCCGGAGCATACCTGAATCTCGGCCGGGCATACTACAAAGCGAAACAGTACGGGCGGGCAATCAGTGCCCTGAAGTCCGCGGTCAAGATCAAGCCCGACTTCGCCGACGCATGGTTGTACCTGGGGACCGTATACGCCAAAGGAACCGGGGAGACCAAGGCGGCAGTGGCGGCCCTGCGGCAGTACCTCAAACTCGACCCGAAGGTCGCCGAATGCACCTGCTGGGCGAAGGCCTACGTCGAGAAGCATGGGAGGTAG